The sequence tcaatagggtttaggcctggagacatgcttggtcagtccatcacctttaccctcagcttctttagcaaggcagtagTCGCCTTGGAGGTGTACTTGGGgccgttatcatgttggaataatgccctgtggcccagtctccgaagggaggggatcatgctctgcttcagtatgtcacagtacatgttggcattcatggttccctcaatgaactgtagctccccagtgccagcagcactcatgcaggcccagaccacgtcactcccaccaccatgctagactctaggcaagacacacttgtctttgtactcctcacctggttgccactacacatgcttgacaccatctgaaccaaataagtttatcttggtacCATCAGACCACAGGACACgattccagtaatccatgtccttagtctgcttgtcttcagcaaactgtttgcgggctttcttgagCAACCTTTAGGAAAGGCTTCCTTCTTGGacaacagccatgcagaccaatttgatgcagtgtgtggcgtatggtctgagcactgacagccTGATCCCCAACACtcatatgtctatttcccaaagacaacctctggatatgatgctgagcatgtgcactcaacttctttggtcgaccatggcgaggcctgttctgagtgaaaccgctgtatggtcttgctaAATTTCAGGGTCTTGGTAATCTCCTTATaacctaggccatctttatgtagagcaacaaatatttttattagatcCTCAGAGaattctttgccatgaggtgccatgttgaacttccagtgaccagtacaagagagtgtgagagggataacaccaaatttaacacacctgttccccattcacacctgagaccttgtaacactaacaagtcacatgacaccagggacGGGAAATAGCTAAtttggcccaatttggacatttccacttaggggtgtactcacttttgttgccaaggtttagacatcaatggttgtgtgttgagttattttgatggggaaaaccaaatgtacactgttatactggctgtacactcactactttacattgtagcagagtatcatttctttagtgttgtcacataaaaagatataataaaatatttacaaacatggGGTGTACTCACTGTAAATGCaaatgtgtgtaattgtgtgagcgttatatatatatattttatttttattttggtgtgGAGCACCAAGATATGATATAATGTCCCGTCGCTCCCTGACTTAAAGGCACAGCCTCCAAAGTTTATATGGGCAGGTTGGGGAGATAAGGCATTTTCCTTGTGACCACCCAATTGAGAAGCAACGTACCAGGGAGCCTGAGAAGACCATCTGCAgcctggttttgcagcagggtAACTGGACATATGGGATACCTTAGGCCTAGTCAGACTATACCAGAATACCTTACTGATTCTGACCCAGACACTGCTGAATACCGTCATTCCATTAAATCTTTCATGGGTTTGTTTTGTGCAATGTGAAAAGACAGCTGTAATAAAAAGATGTGTGTATCAAAAGGTCTTTGAAATATGACTTTTAGAACTACAGTTCATTAGACTAAtactgtctttttttgtttttttgtgaaatctaTGTTTTCTATTCAGTACGCCTTGATCCACCTCAGTCTCTGGTCATCAGCTTAACTAAAGATGGGCTATGGAATCTCACCTGGAGTAGCTCATATTCCTATTATATTGGAAATAATGTTGAGTATGAGGTAGTCTACAAACCCAGTAAAGATCCATGGCTGGTAAGAATGACTTTATGGTATCTTATATTTGATATAATTACTGTGCAGATTGGAGGTTTGTAGTGTCTTTACATGTTATATCTTGATATAAACAGCAGCCTATAGAGAACATAAGATCCTCCCATTAACACACCTTATGAGGTGGCAAGTCTAGGGTTAGTGTAGGAAAAAACTGCAGGAAAAAACTAGGAATCTGGAAAAGtaaattattaacttataaataaattaaatatgtttaaacatatgtacttacacagtaacacactatcatacttgcacacacatacagtaagaTATTttgacacacacttacatacttacatacatacacagtaacatacaaacataattacacatacacacaaattagCACCTGCCTAGTATGTCCGGGGAAGCTGGTGCGAGGGGCCCATGGGGGCCTCGCATCCCTGCAGTCTCCCTACTCTCGCAGGTGAGACACTGCCACTGCAAGCCAGAAGCAGATTGTATTGTGttggtaaaaatataaaatgggcCAAAAGTTTGTACCGGATAACGCTtctaaataatataacaaaaaacacattttgactATTTGCAGGAATCTATTTTGATgccatttattgaaaaaaatgtacagtaaaTGCCACCAAAGTGAAGGTGGTACCAATGCCGCTGAGAAGCCCAGTCTCATGTGTTGTTAATGGTCACCATAGTTAAATTAACATGTCTTCTATGATAAATGCTATATTAAACTTATCATGTTGGAAATAtcagttttgtatatttgaGAAGTTCTTCTTTGCAAGCACAGACATTTTGAGGAAAAAATGTCTGATCATTGCCATGACATGAACCAGCACTGAATACCCCTTTCCTTTTCCAGGAAGCCAAAAGAATTCCTATCAGGCAGAATGACCTTTGGGTTTGTCTGCAGTCTCTTCAGCCAGGCACGCTATATGAAGCCTGGGTGAGAGTCAACCAAATGGAGTTTCAAGGTGGTAGATGGAGTGATTTCAGCCAACCTCTCCAATGGAGAACACTTCCTAAATGTATGTGAACCAGCAAGTGTATAAATATTATGTGTCCAACTTAATGTTTGTTACAGATAATTTTTCtccaaaaactaaaaacaatTGATGAATTATGATGTGCTTTGTGTATGTAAAAGCCCACAGTTTTTtcttactagggctgcaactaacgattattttctattttagcaGCAGGCGAACGTtgcgcaatgcgcgcagacGACCTCCACTGTGCTGGCcgatacttccgccggggcttctttggtggagcaccagaaggtcacgtcatgctggtgctccatcatagaagccctggtggaagtggaggacagtagcagaggatgtctgcgcgcatcgcacagacaccaCCCACCAGCTGTCAGAggggaggatccgggtcccctgcagctctgcggtggatctggatcttagtgttattagccgatctctatttgaggttggattataaaacgaggggtattttacaGTGCATTTGCTCTAAAGAAAACCCTGGACTTATAATCGATAACgatggcaacgattttcattatctattttattgattaattgttgcagccctatttctTACGGGAACTTTTTAACAAGTATGTGTCTCTTTATATTTCAGTACAGTATGTTTGCCCCTTTACAGCAGAAATGTGACTTTTATCGGTACCTAAAAGTCAATAATGATATAGTCCTGAACATATCCAAGTCACCTCCAACTAGTTACAGGCATAGAGTCAGTACTCATGTATGTGATATGCTTGTAGCAGTCCATGAAGCAAACTGGGTGTTTATTCATAAGACATGTTTTTTGATACTCCTGCCACAACAGTGCAAATTTCTGTTGCTCCTTACATGAGTACAGATGGTTCAATAAAGGTGCAGCCGTGCAGTAAAGTGTTTAGTATTAGTTTACTTATCTCCTGGCCAGCAGCAGGTTTTATTCTGGTTCATTGAATGGTCCTACTTAACAAATACAAGAATAAGACACACCTAAAAAGGCTGCATTggttaaacaaaatatcaaatCGTGAAATGCAAAAAGCATATGGAGGTTCTAGCCAAATAACCAAATTACATATTcctataaatatgtaatatatacatattcctataaatatgtatatatatattgtcctgATAGAGAGATGTATTAaatcaaaatgaataaatattgcaatttatgtacaaaattatttttcatctaCTTAGTCAGCTAAACTGCTCTATTGTACAAGAACAAggtacacacattttatttaacactGTTGGAAATTAAGGGATTAGCAGCTATGCTTACTACTCCTAATGCAATGAATACAATACAGAAGCACCTTAAGCATTTTgggaattaaataaaataaaaacaaagtaaaataaaaaataaatagacatATTGTAAGTGATATTAACATTCCTGTGTTCTGCTTACAGATTCCACATATTCAACCTCCAAAATTATGCAGGTAGTGCTACCATGTACTGCAGCTCTGATTTTTATCATCTTGTTACCACTCATAATCTGCTCTTCACATAGGTAATTTCTCTAAGACTATTTCTGTTCATACCCTCTCTACTGTTGTGCAGACATCTCAACCTGCGAAAAGTCATTTCAGGAAGGTAGCttgaccgcccccccccgtcaCCAAACATGTATCAACCCCTGGTACCTGTGCCTTGGTCTTTTACAGTGTTAAACTGGCTCTGGAGAAACAGGGAGAGGCAGTGACACAGCACACGTTCTGGTCTCTCTTTTGCCAACTAACTTATGAGTAAATTGGTAGGTTAGTTAGCACAAATAGAGACCAGTCAGGACGTGCCACAGAGGACCATGGCACAGGCACCAGAGGCCACAGAAGGACCTGAGCACAGCTATTTTTGAGAGTGAGCACGAGAGAATGTTCCATTGTCATAATAAAACTCTCTCGCGCTttctctaaaaaataaaaatatttctgggatGTCTCTTATAGTTGCAGGCATCAGGGAGCCGCTATTAAGATACATGAGGCTCCCAGAATTTCCTGGAGAGTTGGGATGTCTTGTTGTGTCCATTTTACATTGCTTACTTTACGTTTCCTTTCTTTGTTCCTGTCCCTTGTCCACTCAGGCACCATTCCCACCAGGTTGATATAATTACTACTTGTCTGACCTCACATGGGGTGGGGAAGAGGGGGCTTAGTGCCCAAGTATACCCCTCTTATCCCCATCCCCTGGTGAATGGGACGCATGgagtattgtaaaaaaaaataaaaaataaactaaaataggCCTACCTACTCCCCCTTCCTACCGGCTAAGTAACGGTGAGGTATATTCAAGCATCCTTTAGGCACCAGAAGGGTGGATGGTGAAGATCACTTTCAACCTCATTTGCACTCAAATGGTAGATAAAAAGATTCCGAATAAAAGATCACTTGGATGTTCAGGCCCATAGAACAATGTCCCACTAGGCCATTGATCCTCATTTCCTGCCAAAGGAAAgggaacttaaaaaaaataatttagaaaagcCATATGCAAAATGAAAAGGCTGACACAAAAACCCAATGACAGCATACTGTAAAATGGCTGCTAGTATAGGAGCACAGATATACTTTTGCATACCAGTGCCGCCCAGTGCTTGTAAGATGCACACCATTCATGTATATGGGGCCATTCCAAGTCAAAGgaggatacatttttttttccagcttgcAAGCAATTACAGTCTGCAACCTCAAAATAGTGTGCAACTTCAAGGAAACACAGCTCCATgtagaaacattaaaattattttcacttGGGATGATAAATGTACTGCATCTACAATcactatggtttttttttttccaaggctCACAACCTATCTTCCTcaagactttctttttttgttcttgaatTGTCATTCAATTTTCAACCACACCATTCTTCAGTGGCACCAAAAGTTCAGGATTCATTATATTCTTATGTCAGCAAAGAGCCCTGTGCTCGTTAGTGAGAATATGCTGAAAACCTGTTTTGCTAGAGGTTTGAGCCAACTGCTTTGTGCTGTCTTCCTGTTTCTATTCTGTAgctaatttattatttgttattggtAGGGTAAAGAAGATATTTTGGGTTCATGTTCCTGATCCTTCAAGATTCTTTGACCCATTGATATTTACTCACAAGGGAGACTTCCAGGTACAAACCATCCTCAAACAAAAGTAACATACATTTGCAAAGATCAGCAACTACTGTTTCCCAGTACTTGCATCAATGCATGTATCAATTTGTCTGTGTATTATAATATGTGGCATGTGGGATTAACtaatattgttaaaaattaataattgtatttttacagTGTTTGAGCTTTTACAGAAGCATACAGTATTTGAACAAATAGTAATGGATTCTCAATCTTTCTTTCTATACCATTCTAGAAATGGTTATCTACTCCTTTTGACTTCTCTGCATTCTCTCTGGAACCCACTCCAATAAACATCTCCCCTGTGGATATCAGCTGGCATAAGGACAAATACCCTCCCAAAGTTTTACCTCTTGGCATCAATGAAACTCTAACAGATAGCAGTGGGCAGTCGTTTTCTAGTTTCTCCAATCAAGGATATTTCTTCTTCCAGTTTCCTAACATAACAGAAGATGATGCTTCCAGTGATACCCAACCTTCCTATGGTTGCTTAGAACAAAGAGACATCTCACCAATGTTGCAAAATCTGCCCCTACCATCAACAGTCACTTGCGAAGGGACCCCACTATTTTGTGCAGACTATCTCAGCGACCCAATGTCTGTTGGTATTGGGATTCAAAATAGGTCATTTGAAATTGATTCTATGGTTAACTTACCACAGTCTTCTACACTGAAGCAAATGGTTAAAGAAAAAGTTAGTAGAGACCTCCCAGAGGTTCCATGTTGCCCCACTGGGGAAGATAAATGTGAAATgaaggagagaggagagtgtgACAATTTGAACACTGCAGCTCAGGTGATAACTGAGCATGTCCAGCCTTCATCACATGAGATTGATATGACAGGAGGATACTTCACCTTGAATGCATTCTATCAGCAACATTACAGCAACTGGGTTTGACTTCCTTGGGAAAAGAAACCGTCAAACAAATATCTCACAAGCCATGTGGTtccacaaaacaagaaaaaaattgtaGCGACCCTCTTCCAGCACACATGAAGATACAGAGAAAAATCTTCCAAGTGTGAAAGAACATTGATTTGTGTCACTTCCTGTACACAACTTGGCAATACAGCTTTCTCACGGACCTAAAATACACAGACATGTTGTCATATACTGGTCCTATAATACAGACTGACTGCAGCAACCTAGAGCAGTGGTTTCCAACCCAGTTCTCAAGGGCCACTAAATTATGTCCTGTTAGTGTGCCTTGAGGACCTGGTTAGGAACTATTGACCTACAGTTTTCTGTATGAGCCCTGTACCAGAAAGGGTACACACCTTACAGTAGAGTTTGCAAGTAGTCCAAAAAACGAACCCTCCACAGTAAACCCCCCATGGATCAAAtgaaaattaagcaaaaagTCTACTTCACAGTCTATACAATGGACCTCCAGCTAAAATATTTCTTCATGTGACAAAATGTAGACAACCAATTTTAAGAAAATTACTCATggtagcattattattataaatatgaaaCGTACATTGCAGGTCAGCGCTGACATACTATTTTTAGTGTTGGTCTTAGCGTGTGTGAAAGCATAtcctgttagcatgtgtgtgtgagtgtatgttgtTATGGTAGAGGAACTAAAGACACCAATCTGTGGGGGTGGATATTTCAGTGCACAAGACACTGCATAGACATGGACGCCAGGTTACTCCTGCAGGCTGCCCATGATCCAAGTGATACTGTTCTGATACAAGGCACATTTTGCAAAAATTAAAACTCATATAAATCTGAATGCACGTCTAGTATATAGGCATAAGGGAATAGttctaatgctttttttttttagctaccTTCAGTTTTACAcgcaaaatattaataaatattttttttaaataacgtgTACATGCAGatatgcaaaaaataattgCAGAAAAGTTAGCTCCTATTGGGCTTTAGTTTTTGAACCTAGCAAAGGCACTGATATACAGATGCTACATACTGTAGCAGATCCTAGCTTTTAGAGGAGGATGAAACTGATCTACCTGCACCTTcctatatcatattatatttcTACTAGTGGTGATAAACATCAACagtaatatttaaagaaatctgGAATTAATTTTGCTGCAGCAGTTCTGGTATCTAAAGTGTTAAATGGCAATTTACGTGAATATTTTTCACATGAACATAAGAGATTTCCAGAGGCTGGAATCAGCAACATGGGCATGACTATTATATACAGTCCCTTGGGAAAAGCCTGTAACAGGCATGCATCACATAATGGATTAGATGCAATACAAAACAATGCGGCACAAACATGCTGCGTTAAAGAGACCATCACttaatttacttttatataactgtgatttgaaaacaaaagacatgcTCACAGATATAAAACGATACAACTtgaaatacacaatataaatcTTTTTTGATGCAGCTATCAGTTGCCACTATATTGTGGAAAACAATGGCCACTATTTCACTTGTATAGACATATAACCCATACATGTTCATTTTTAGGATTATACAATATTTGTACCACTTTACTAAAGACTCTAATTTGGTTTCTCAGTGCAGTTATATGTGCAATGTATTGTTCATCTTGggactttttcttgtttttttcttgttaaagCAGCAACATTTTGTGTCATGTCAATGGATCTAGATTCTAGGAAACCCCCATTTGTGTTGAGTTTAGACATACGACTTAACAAAAGAACATTACCTCCACTGGGGCCTGTGGCATAGTGAGCTGTGGCAATATGACAGGGACTTCACCTGTCAACAGGTACAGAAAGCGAAGCAGGAAAAGAGGAAAAGTGTTTATTCATCTTGTGTTGcaatgttgtaaaaaaaatatttgcacccTTCTGATAAAAGAAACTCTAAAGAAAGtagacagaagaagaggcaagagatgAAGCgaagctgtggaaaaggagccaggatagggagacattgagagagtgagagcaagtgagaaaccatgaaaatgtatgtgATAGAGTGTGAATAAGAGTGAGTGGGAGAGCAAgcaagagtgagtgagagtgtgatagAGAAAGCATGTGTAAGCTGTCATGGTAACCAGCTGATGCTGAGGACACACAGGGGTAGGTTTGACTTTGGGAAGGGGGCACTGATGGATTGCTTGGGGGACTtcttgcctgcctgcccagcCCCCTCTTAAGCCTAAGTCACTCTGTGCTCATTGGTGGATACAGGGTGACTGGGAAGCCctgtctggtctgccctaaccagactcccatggacTAGCTGGCTATGGGGGAGCCACATAGCTAGAAACGCTCCATGCACTTGAATGGGACTGAAAATCCACTGAACTTTGCGGCGGCTAGGAACTGCAGCGATGCCTGCCAAGAATTGGAGCTGTGTCCCTACGGATATCAGTTGTTCCACCACATTGCTCTATTGGGGTTACACTATGCATGTAGTGGGCAGCACTCCGATGTCGTTATGTAAAGAGtgctcatttgggaaccctggttttatttccCATCTTTAGGACCAGAACTCTGGCccggctatggaactctggcccggctaccATGTGGACTATTCCTGGAGACGTTCCCAACTCTGGTCCCAATGACAGATCAACTCGCTTTTTGGAACCTAACACCcttggaccctgagctctccatttgTGGGATTGACGCTGCTTCC is a genomic window of Spea bombifrons isolate aSpeBom1 chromosome 6, aSpeBom1.2.pri, whole genome shotgun sequence containing:
- the IL2RB gene encoding interleukin-2 receptor subunit beta — translated: MSYPALNSEAVHTAAEPGRTGLRDRTAGLLQAQVRLDPPQSLVISLTKDGLWNLTWSSSYSYYIGNNVEYEVVYKPSKDPWLEAKRIPIRQNDLWVCLQSLQPGTLYEAWVRVNQMEFQGGRWSDFSQPLQWRTLPKYSTYSTSKIMQVVLPCTAALIFIILLPLIICSSHRVKKIFWVHVPDPSRFFDPLIFTHKGDFQKWLSTPFDFSAFSLEPTPINISPVDISWHKDKYPPKVLPLGINETLTDSSGQSFSSFSNQGYFFFQFPNITEDDASSDTQPSYGCLEQRDISPMLQNLPLPSTVTCEGTPLFCADYLSDPMSVGIGIQNRSFEIDSMVNLPQSSTLKQMVKEKVSRDLPEVPCCPTGEDKCEMKERGECDNLNTAAQVITEHVQPSSHEIDMTGGYFTLNAFYQQHYSNWV